From Streptomyces sp. HUAS MG91, the proteins below share one genomic window:
- a CDS encoding substrate-binding domain-containing protein, translating to MGRLDIIFTVAGLVLGVFSMAIPFIADLRARRSRRIGFRKQMDIAIGHNGPPHASDPRLGLFNDLPAMRDATLVLLRIENDGTRHIEESDYVHSPREYGLTAEFTGRRIEAQDVTLPPEHTNLMGYFEDEPGLRVVGSSTLLIPRVPLRPGAFYKILVLLTGGEEGGRVTVTGDVRDGSLHENHSLTPDEKPPVFSKRARWTTVVLGLCLIAAVTLPLLLPPALPGDCETGTLRLTGSTAFEPVLNELAQKYRDHCQDRPTITVAAYGSRTGVRELALSGGKPQQGAGVVAFSDGPRPASYTGLSESRIAVSLFTLVVHDDVRLKNLSVADVRRLYRGEIRDWSQLGGPRLPVVLVSRSSGSGTRSALTSRVLGGADEPPATSDDCVNRKVRSPSSVLRCELDSTEQVLQAVARTPGALGYSELRAASPPDAPHGLHTVTLDGRAPDPDRLDKGGYPYREIEYAYTYGRPPADSLASSFLSYAVDNGTGKGVVAAHGHLPCGTPVGLRVCGKGD from the coding sequence ATGGGACGGCTCGACATCATCTTCACGGTCGCGGGGCTGGTGCTCGGCGTCTTCTCCATGGCGATCCCGTTCATCGCGGATCTGCGCGCGCGGCGCAGCAGGCGCATCGGCTTCCGCAAGCAGATGGACATCGCCATAGGGCACAACGGCCCGCCGCACGCGTCGGATCCGCGGCTCGGACTCTTCAACGACCTGCCCGCGATGCGCGACGCGACGCTCGTGCTGCTGCGCATCGAGAACGACGGCACGCGGCACATCGAGGAGTCCGACTACGTCCACTCGCCGCGGGAGTACGGGCTGACCGCCGAGTTCACCGGGCGGCGCATCGAGGCGCAGGACGTCACGCTGCCGCCGGAACACACCAATCTGATGGGCTACTTCGAGGACGAGCCGGGCCTGCGCGTGGTCGGGTCCAGCACCCTGCTGATCCCTCGGGTGCCGCTGCGGCCCGGCGCGTTCTACAAGATCCTCGTGCTGCTCACGGGTGGCGAGGAGGGCGGCCGGGTCACGGTCACCGGTGATGTGCGCGACGGCAGCCTGCACGAGAACCACAGCCTCACGCCGGACGAGAAGCCACCGGTGTTCAGCAAGCGGGCACGCTGGACCACCGTCGTGCTCGGCCTCTGCCTGATCGCCGCGGTCACCCTCCCGCTGCTGCTTCCTCCGGCACTGCCGGGCGACTGCGAGACCGGCACCCTCCGGCTCACCGGTTCCACCGCGTTCGAGCCGGTCCTGAACGAACTCGCGCAGAAATACCGGGACCACTGCCAGGACAGGCCGACCATCACGGTCGCCGCCTACGGCAGCCGCACCGGGGTGCGCGAACTCGCCCTGTCCGGCGGCAAGCCGCAGCAGGGAGCCGGTGTCGTGGCGTTCTCGGACGGGCCGCGCCCCGCGAGCTACACCGGACTCAGCGAGAGCCGCATCGCGGTCTCGCTGTTCACCCTCGTCGTGCACGACGACGTCCGCCTGAAGAATCTGTCCGTCGCGGACGTCCGCCGCCTGTACCGCGGCGAGATCCGCGACTGGTCGCAGCTCGGCGGCCCCCGTCTCCCGGTCGTCCTCGTCAGCCGCAGCTCCGGATCGGGCACCCGCTCCGCGCTGACCAGCCGGGTCCTCGGCGGCGCGGACGAGCCGCCGGCCACGTCGGACGACTGCGTCAACCGCAAGGTGCGCTCCCCGTCGTCGGTCCTGCGCTGCGAACTCGACTCCACCGAGCAGGTCCTCCAGGCCGTCGCGCGGACCCCGGGCGCCCTCGGCTACAGCGAGCTGCGCGCCGCGTCGCCGCCGGACGCGCCGCACGGACTGCACACGGTGACGCTGGACGGCCGGGCGCCCGACCCGGACCGGCTCGACAAGGGCGGCTACCCGTACCGCGAGATCGAGTACGCCTACACGTACGGCCGCCCGCCCGCCGACTCGCTGGCCTCCAGCTTCCTGTCGTACGCGGTCGACAACGGCACCGGCAAGGGCGTGGTCGCCGCCCACGGCCATCTGCCGTGCGGCACTCCGGTGGGGCTGCGGGTGTGCGGCAAGGGCGACTGA